TTCACGCGCGGCTTCACGGCCCTCGTTAATGGCCCAGACAACCAGGCTCTGTCCGCGGCGCATATCGCCGGCGGCGAATACTTTATCCACATTCGTATTGTATTTGCCGTAACGGGCTTTCACATTGGTGCGGCGGTCCGTCTCCAGCTTCAGCTCCTGAATGAGGTCCTGTTCCGGCCCGTCGAAGCCGATGGCAATCAGCGCAAGCTGGGCCGGGAATACTGCTTCGGTTCCCGGAACCGGCTGGTAGATCTTCCGCCCGGTCTCATCGACCATGCGGCGGATCTGCACCGTGTGCACTTCCTTAAGGTTGCCTGCTTCATCGCCGACGAACTTCGTGGTCATAATCGAGAACTCCCGCGGATCTTCACCGAATACAGCCTTCGCCTCCTGCTGGGCATAATCAAGCGTATAGACATTCGGGAATTGCGGCCACGGGTTGGCAATCGGATCACGCGTCAGCGGCGCTTTGTCATGTGTGCCGAACTGCGTGATGCTGCTGCATCCGTGGCGCAGTGCGGTCGCCACACAGTCGGAGCCGGTGTCGCCCCCGCCCAGCACGACAACATCCTTGCCTGCTGCTGACACATATTTGCCGTCCTCAAGCCCGGAATTCAGATAGCTGGAGATCGTTCCGGTCAGGTAATCCATAGCGTACATGACCCCGTTCAGGTCACTGCCTTCCACATTGAAGCGCCGGGCTTTGGTCGCTCCGCCGCACAGGACAACGGCATCGTATTCATCTACGAGCTGCTGGGCCGGAATGTCTTTGCCGATCTCGGTATTCACCACGAACTCGACGCCTTCTGCCGCCAGCAGATCCACCCGGCGCTGTACCACACGTTTGTCCAGCTTCATGGTCGGAATGCCGTACATCAGCAGTCCGCCGATGCGGTCGCTGCGCTCGAATACCGTTACAGTGTGCCCTGCCTTGTTGAGCTGCGCTGCCGCAGCCAGGCCTGCCGGACCTGACCCAACAATAGCCACCCGCTTGCCGGTACGCTTCTCAGGCGGGCTCGGAACAACCCAGCCCTCTTCAAAGCCCTTGTCCACAATCGCCAGCTCAATCGTCTTAATCGTCACAGGCTGTCCAATCAGACCGACGGTACAGGAGCCTTCGCATGGCGCCGGACAGATACTGCCGGTGAATTCCGGGAAATTGTTGGTCTTGTGCAGCCGTTCCAGTGCTTCCCGCCACAACCCGCGGTAGACCAGATTGTTCCACTCGGGAATCAGGTTATGCACAGGGCAGCCGGACGTACCTCCGCTCATATCCACGCCTGTGTGGCAATAAGGTGTGCCGCAATCCATGCAGCGGGCACCCTGGGTGCGAAGCTCCTCTTCAGACAGATGCTCGTGGAATTCTTCCCAGTCCTTTACGCGCTGCTCGGGTGCCCGGTCTCCTGGGAGCTGGCGCTTATACTCCATAAATCCAGTAGGTGTAGACATATTTACGTTTCCCCCATCCGTTCTCTTCGTGTTGATGTATAGTACACTATTGCATACCCGCGGCATAATTCAATAAGGATACAGCGCGATGAAGGTTCTGCATATTTTATACTAACTAACATTTCTAATTTTAATTATAGTAGCATTCAATACTTTTGCACGGTAATGGATTAATCTGCTGATTATTTGTACTATTTCACATCTGATGTCAGAGAAAACGCTTCATTGTCAGCCCTTACGTTCATATACATAGAAACGGTAATCATAAGGATTCTGCTCATTCTTCAGCCCCGGCGTATTGGAAACTTCCTTCCACTGGCTCCAGTCCACCTCCGGGAAAATGGTATCCCCCTCGACCTCAGCTTCGATCCGCGTAACACGCAGCTTATCCGCATAGGGCAGCATGAGACTGTAGATCTCAGCGCCGCCGATCACCATCAGCTCATCCTCCTTGCGGCCTTCTGCGAGCGCCTCTTCCAGCGTATGCACCACCTCAGCGCCTTCAGGCGCGAAGCTGCGGTCCCGGGTCAGAATCAGGCTGGTACGGCCCTTCAGCGGCTTGCTGCCGAGGGATTCCCAGGTTTTGCGCCCCATCAGCATTCTTTTGCCCAGCGTCTCCGCCTTGAAATAGGCAAAATCCAGCGGCAAATGCCAAGGGATATCATTATTGTTGCCGATGACCCTGTTCGAGGACATGGCCCAGATCATGGTTATGCTCATCTACCCGCCTCCTTCTTCAAGCTGTCATACATCCGCATTAAGAATGCTCTATATCGCTACCGGTGCCTTGATCCCCGGATGATGTACGTAATCAGTGAATTCGAAATCCTCAAAGGTGTAATCAAAGATGCTGTCAGGCTTGCGGCGGATGACCAGCTTCGGCAGCGCATACGGCTCCCTGGCCAGCTGTGTAGCCACCTGCTCCAGATGATTGGTGTAGATATGCACATCTCCGCCCGACCAGATGAATTCTCCTACCTCCAGGCCCGTCTGCTGGGCGACCATATGGGTGAGCAGCGCATAGCTGGCAATGTTAAAAGGAAGCCCCAGGAACGTGTCCACAGAACGCATCGTCAGCATACAGGACAGCTTGCCGTCCGCCACATAGAACTGGAATACAAAATGGCAAGGCGGAAGCTTCATCTCCTCAATCTCGCCTACATTCCACGCACTGACGATATGACGGCGGGAATCCGGGTTGTTCCGGATCGAGTCGATCACATTCGCAATCTGGTCAATATGACGTCCGTCCTTGGCCTCCCAGGCCCGCCACTGCGAACCGTAGACAGGTCCCAGCTCACCGTTCTCATCCGCCCATTCGTCCCAGATTGAGACCCCGTTCTCCTTCAGATAGGAGGTGTTGGTATCCCCCTTGAGGAACCATAACAGCTCATGCACCACCGACTTCAGATGAATGCGCTTGGTGGTTACCAGCGGGAAGCCCTTCGTGAGATCGAAGCGAAGCTGCCGTCCGAATACCGATATGGTGCCCGTGCCGGTCCGGTCGCTCTTCGCTGTGCCGTTATCCAATATATCCTGTAATAGATCCAAGTAATTACGCAAGTTGTATCGCACCCCACTCTCTTTTTCTTATACCAGTTTACCATGAGCTGACCACGCTTGTAATTCCCTTTGTATAAATTCAGATTCCTTGCGGCTAAAAAAAGGATGTTCCCCGCCATTCTACATGGCTCAGGAAACATCCTCTTGAATTATTGCGGAAATAGCTTCGCAGCTATTATCTGATTACATGAATCGGGTGGCCTTCTACCAGCTCAGCCGCTTCCATAACGATCTCACCGAGAGTCGGGTGTGCATGGATGGTCAGAGCGATATCCTCAAGGGTTGCACCCATCTCAATTGCCAGCCCCAGCTCAGCAATCAGGTTAGAAGCCTCGATGCCGACGATTTGCGCGCCCAGCACCTGATTGTTGTCGCTCTTCGCTACAATCTTGATGAAGCCTTCAGGCGCATTCAGGGAGACGGCACGGCCGTTGCCTGCGAACGGGAATTTACCGGCTTTCACGGCATAGCCCTTCTCTTTGGCTTCTTTCTCAGTCAGGCCTACGCTGGAGCATTCAGGATCAGTGAATACGACAGCCGGCATAACTTTGTAATCAACGACCGACTTGTGTCCGGCGATAGCTTCGGCAGCAATCTTGCCTTCATACGAAGCTTTGTGCGCCAGAGCCAGGCCAGGCACGATGTCGCCGATCGCGTAGATGTTAGGAATGTTGGTGCGTCCCTGATGGTCAACCTTGACCAGACCGCGT
This region of Paenibacillus sp. FSL K6-1096 genomic DNA includes:
- a CDS encoding glutamate synthase subunit beta, with the protein product MSTPTGFMEYKRQLPGDRAPEQRVKDWEEFHEHLSEEELRTQGARCMDCGTPYCHTGVDMSGGTSGCPVHNLIPEWNNLVYRGLWREALERLHKTNNFPEFTGSICPAPCEGSCTVGLIGQPVTIKTIELAIVDKGFEEGWVVPSPPEKRTGKRVAIVGSGPAGLAAAAQLNKAGHTVTVFERSDRIGGLLMYGIPTMKLDKRVVQRRVDLLAAEGVEFVVNTEIGKDIPAQQLVDEYDAVVLCGGATKARRFNVEGSDLNGVMYAMDYLTGTISSYLNSGLEDGKYVSAAGKDVVVLGGGDTGSDCVATALRHGCSSITQFGTHDKAPLTRDPIANPWPQFPNVYTLDYAQQEAKAVFGEDPREFSIMTTKFVGDEAGNLKEVHTVQIRRMVDETGRKIYQPVPGTEAVFPAQLALIAIGFDGPEQDLIQELKLETDRRTNVKARYGKYNTNVDKVFAAGDMRRGQSLVVWAINEGREAAREVDKYLMGTTVLP
- a CDS encoding dihydrofolate reductase, giving the protein MSITMIWAMSSNRVIGNNNDIPWHLPLDFAYFKAETLGKRMLMGRKTWESLGSKPLKGRTSLILTRDRSFAPEGAEVVHTLEEALAEGRKEDELMVIGGAEIYSLMLPYADKLRVTRIEAEVEGDTIFPEVDWSQWKEVSNTPGLKNEQNPYDYRFYVYERKG
- the thyA gene encoding thymidylate synthase, with translation MRNYLDLLQDILDNGTAKSDRTGTGTISVFGRQLRFDLTKGFPLVTTKRIHLKSVVHELLWFLKGDTNTSYLKENGVSIWDEWADENGELGPVYGSQWRAWEAKDGRHIDQIANVIDSIRNNPDSRRHIVSAWNVGEIEEMKLPPCHFVFQFYVADGKLSCMLTMRSVDTFLGLPFNIASYALLTHMVAQQTGLEVGEFIWSGGDVHIYTNHLEQVATQLAREPYALPKLVIRRKPDSIFDYTFEDFEFTDYVHHPGIKAPVAI